The Methanococcus voltae nucleotide sequence AAAAATCAAATAAAAATAAAAAAATTTAAAGATTTAAAGATTTAATATATACTATCTAATTTATTTTTTTATGTTAAATCTATTATTCTATTCAATTCTTCATTTTTGAAGATTTTAACTTTGGAACCTTCCTTGGTTTTTACGTCGTTGTTATACTCATAAACTTCGTACGTAATATCATCCATTGCCATTATCGTATCGTCAGCTACTGAAATTACAGTGGCAGTTTGGCATTCTGAAGACTTACATACTAAATAAGTATTCTTTTCGACGTCATTCCAATTTAAACTTATTTTTTCAGAATTATCCAATATTTTTAAATGTGTTTTATCTTCAGATATAGCAGTTACCACACATATTGTTTCATTATATGCAATAACATCGCCGATGGCATACTGCGGTATCCTTATTGATACGGTTATCCGATATTGATCTTTACCAGTATCTTTATCTACGCCCACTAATTTGGCAGTTTCTAAGGATTTACCACCATATTTTGTTTTTATTGCAGAAGCAATATTTCGTATAGCTCCCATAGAACCCATTTGATAATCTAAACCTTCTTTTTGGATTATAAATTTAGATATAAATGCCATTCTATCTTTCTTAAGTCTTCTACTTACTTCTTCTCGCACGAAATCATCCAATTCAACTCTTTCTTCTTCCGATAAAAACCGACCCATTGCCCGAACTTGTAACGTTCCCTCATAATAGTTAGACATACATCTTGAACATCTTGGACATTGTACCATGGTTAAATAAACTACAACTTCCTTTTCTTCAGTCCTATCTCGTTTTTCACCGATTAATCTACCTTCTGCGATTATAGTGACCGGTATTTCAACTCTTGAGTGTTTGCCACCAGGCAATTGCTTAGCTTCTTTTGGAATTATCTGTACGTCAATGGATTTATTTGATTTTTTTAAGTTATCTTTAACTGCAAAATATGCAATTTCATCCATTATGGCGTAAGTATCCTCACTTTTTGGGTCACACCATAGTTTTCTTTTATAAGAACCACACATGTGACATACTTCGATAGTTAGTCTATCATCAATGGTAAACAAGGGGTTTAGCTGACTATAGCACAAATTACATAAACCATCTAATAATTCTCCTTCATGGCCACACCTATAACAAAATGAACCTTTTGCATTATTAGAGCCACTATCTATAGTAATTTTATCATTATTTGACATTATTCCACCTATTAAAAATATTTATTAAATTATATTCCCTATAATTCAAACTAAATCAAATATCTATGAATAAAAGAATTTTCAAGTATAAATTAATATTAAGTAGAATTACATACAAAAATAATCAAAGTAAGAACTAAATTTAAAAATAAATTTAA carries:
- a CDS encoding 60S ribosomal export protein NMD3; amino-acid sequence: MSNNDKITIDSGSNNAKGSFCYRCGHEGELLDGLCNLCYSQLNPLFTIDDRLTIEVCHMCGSYKRKLWCDPKSEDTYAIMDEIAYFAVKDNLKKSNKSIDVQIIPKEAKQLPGGKHSRVEIPVTIIAEGRLIGEKRDRTEEKEVVVYLTMVQCPRCSRCMSNYYEGTLQVRAMGRFLSEEERVELDDFVREEVSRRLKKDRMAFISKFIIQKEGLDYQMGSMGAIRNIASAIKTKYGGKSLETAKLVGVDKDTGKDQYRITVSIRIPQYAIGDVIAYNETICVVTAISEDKTHLKILDNSEKISLNWNDVEKNTYLVCKSSECQTATVISVADDTIMAMDDITYEVYEYNNDVKTKEGSKVKIFKNEELNRIIDLT